Proteins encoded within one genomic window of Balaenoptera ricei isolate mBalRic1 chromosome 10, mBalRic1.hap2, whole genome shotgun sequence:
- the AMN1 gene encoding protein AMN1 homolog isoform X2, translated as MRCLWCFMKNISRYITDIKPLPPNIKDRLIKIMSVQGQITDSNISEILHPEVQTLDLRSCDISDTALLHLCNCRKLKKLILNSSKENRISITSKGIKAVASSCSYLHEASLKRCCNLTDEGVLALALNCRLLKIIDLGGCLGITDVSLQALGENCPFLQCVDFSATQVSDSGVVALVSGPCAKKLEEIHMGYCVNLTDEAVEAVLTCCPQICILLFHGCPLVTDHSREVLEQLVGPNKLKQVTWTVY; from the exons ATGCCTTTGGTGCTTCATGAAGAATATTTCTAGATACATCACAGACATCAAGCCTTTGCCACCCAACATAAAAGATAGACTGATCAAAATAATGAGCGTGCAGGGGCAGATAACAGATTCAAATATAAGTGAG ATTTTACATCCTGAAGTCCAAACTCTAGATCTACGAAGCTGTGATATTTCAGATACTGCTCTCCTGCACCTATGTAACTGCAGAAAAttgaagaaattaattttaaattcctcaaaagaaaacagaatttccaTAACTTCAAAAG GAATAAAAGCTGTGGCTTCATCTTGTTCTTACCTGCACgaagcttctttgaaaagatgctGCAATCTCACTGATGAAGGAGTCCTTGCTCTTGCACTCAATTGCCGGCTGCTAAAGATCATTGATTTAGGTGGCTGCTTAGGTATTACTGATGTGTCCTTGCAGGCATTAGGAGAAAACTGCCCATTTTTGCAGTGTGTTGATTTTTCAGCTACTCAG GTATCTGACAGCggtgtggttgcacttgttagtGGACCTTGTGCCAAGAAATTagag gagaTTCATATGGGATATTGTGTGAATCTGACTGATGAGGCTGTAGAAGCTGTCCTTACTTGCTGTCCTCAGATATGTATATTACTCTTCCATGGATGCCCCCTGGTAACAG aTCATTCACGAGAAGTCTTGGAGCAATTGGTAGGCCCAAACAAACTAAAGCAAGTGACGTGGACTGTATATTGA
- the AMN1 gene encoding protein AMN1 homolog isoform X3 encodes MKNISRYITDIKPLPPNIKDRLIKIMSVQGQITDSNISEILHPEVQTLDLRSCDISDTALLHLCNCRKLKKLILNSSKENRISITSKGIKAVASSCSYLHEASLKRCCNLTDEGVLALALNCRLLKIIDLGGCLGITDVSLQALGENCPFLQCVDFSATQVSDSGVVALVSGPCAKKLEEIHMGYCVNLTDEAVEAVLTCCPQICILLFHGCPLVTDHSREVLEQLVGPNKLKQVTWTVY; translated from the exons ATGAAGAATATTTCTAGATACATCACAGACATCAAGCCTTTGCCACCCAACATAAAAGATAGACTGATCAAAATAATGAGCGTGCAGGGGCAGATAACAGATTCAAATATAAGTGAG ATTTTACATCCTGAAGTCCAAACTCTAGATCTACGAAGCTGTGATATTTCAGATACTGCTCTCCTGCACCTATGTAACTGCAGAAAAttgaagaaattaattttaaattcctcaaaagaaaacagaatttccaTAACTTCAAAAG GAATAAAAGCTGTGGCTTCATCTTGTTCTTACCTGCACgaagcttctttgaaaagatgctGCAATCTCACTGATGAAGGAGTCCTTGCTCTTGCACTCAATTGCCGGCTGCTAAAGATCATTGATTTAGGTGGCTGCTTAGGTATTACTGATGTGTCCTTGCAGGCATTAGGAGAAAACTGCCCATTTTTGCAGTGTGTTGATTTTTCAGCTACTCAG GTATCTGACAGCggtgtggttgcacttgttagtGGACCTTGTGCCAAGAAATTagag gagaTTCATATGGGATATTGTGTGAATCTGACTGATGAGGCTGTAGAAGCTGTCCTTACTTGCTGTCCTCAGATATGTATATTACTCTTCCATGGATGCCCCCTGGTAACAG aTCATTCACGAGAAGTCTTGGAGCAATTGGTAGGCCCAAACAAACTAAAGCAAGTGACGTGGACTGTATATTGA
- the AMN1 gene encoding protein AMN1 homolog isoform X1: MPSQQRVSQLLDLCLWCFMKNISRYITDIKPLPPNIKDRLIKIMSVQGQITDSNISEILHPEVQTLDLRSCDISDTALLHLCNCRKLKKLILNSSKENRISITSKGIKAVASSCSYLHEASLKRCCNLTDEGVLALALNCRLLKIIDLGGCLGITDVSLQALGENCPFLQCVDFSATQVSDSGVVALVSGPCAKKLEEIHMGYCVNLTDEAVEAVLTCCPQICILLFHGCPLVTDHSREVLEQLVGPNKLKQVTWTVY; encoded by the exons ATGCCTTTGGTGCTTCATGAAGAATATTTCTAGATACATCACAGACATCAAGCCTTTGCCACCCAACATAAAAGATAGACTGATCAAAATAATGAGCGTGCAGGGGCAGATAACAGATTCAAATATAAGTGAG ATTTTACATCCTGAAGTCCAAACTCTAGATCTACGAAGCTGTGATATTTCAGATACTGCTCTCCTGCACCTATGTAACTGCAGAAAAttgaagaaattaattttaaattcctcaaaagaaaacagaatttccaTAACTTCAAAAG GAATAAAAGCTGTGGCTTCATCTTGTTCTTACCTGCACgaagcttctttgaaaagatgctGCAATCTCACTGATGAAGGAGTCCTTGCTCTTGCACTCAATTGCCGGCTGCTAAAGATCATTGATTTAGGTGGCTGCTTAGGTATTACTGATGTGTCCTTGCAGGCATTAGGAGAAAACTGCCCATTTTTGCAGTGTGTTGATTTTTCAGCTACTCAG GTATCTGACAGCggtgtggttgcacttgttagtGGACCTTGTGCCAAGAAATTagag gagaTTCATATGGGATATTGTGTGAATCTGACTGATGAGGCTGTAGAAGCTGTCCTTACTTGCTGTCCTCAGATATGTATATTACTCTTCCATGGATGCCCCCTGGTAACAG aTCATTCACGAGAAGTCTTGGAGCAATTGGTAGGCCCAAACAAACTAAAGCAAGTGACGTGGACTGTATATTGA